The stretch of DNA TCTTCGATGAAATAGTGGTTAATTTTAGGTATTTCTTCCATGGCAGTTATCTTATTAACTTTTTGTTCTAATTCGAATGGAATAGGTGAATTATTTAAGTGTAGTTTAATTAAATTAGGATATAGAGCATAAAAATAATAATCGTTTTTAGAAAGTTCAATAATTTTTTCAAACAAGGATGACAAATCTCCAATTAGCATTTCAAATATATTATTAAGTTCTAATTTTTCGTTTGTATTATCCATATCTTTAAAAAATAAATGTTTTCTAACAAACATAATTAAGTTTTTGTAAAGAGGTTCGATTTTACTTGTAATGATTTTATTTAAAATAACTTTACTTTCATTGTTGACATAAATGCAGTCGTCAAATTGATTTAAATTATATTTTTCTTCTAAATTTTTTATTACAAATTCTTCTTCAGTCGTTTTGTATGGACTTCTTCCTATCAAATAATCGGTTGTAACTCCAAAATAATCAGCCAATTTAATTAAAATATCGTAACTTGGTTCTCGACCTTTTTCAAAATATGAAATATTTTGAGGGGTTACACCTATTTCTTCAGCTAATTTTGCCTGTGTTATCATTTTCTCTTCTCTTAATTCTTTAAGTCTTTGTGAAAACATTTTTTGCATACCTCCTTCCATTAATAGTTCTGATTATATTATAAAGCATTTTAATACAAAAAACAACAAAATATTAAATTGTTGTATTGACAAACAATAAATTATTGATTTATAATAAAATCAACGAATAAACGAAACAAAAAATATAAATTCAACAAATTACTAAGAGGTGGTGCTATGTCGCATATTCAAGCCAATGGAAGTAAGATAAGAGAATTGAGAATTAAAAAAGGTTGGACATTAAGAGAACTTGGCATCAGAACTGGAATTAATTTCTCAATAATTTCAAGATTAGAGGCAGGGGAATCCTCACCAAGACCTAAAACAGCAAAAGCAATAGCGGACGCACTAGAAGTTGACTTTGACGAGATTTTCAAAATTGTATGAGCTAATGAAATGTTAAGGCATGATACCCTAATTAAAGGTAACGCATAAACGAAAGAAGGTGAAAATATGTGTCAATGCCAAAGGCAGCAGAGCATAATTGAGGGACTTATCAACGATATTAAAGACCTAACTTCAAAAAACGCTGAAATGACAATCAGATTTAAAATTCTTCAAATGGAAAATGACGATTTAAAGAAAAGGCTTGAGAAGTTGGAAAGCTGCAAGAACAACTGAACAAAAGGAAGGGGTTTTGTTTATGGGTTTAACACTTGAGGAAAGGGAAACAATAGTCCTATTCAATGAAAAGGACAAAGAAGCAGAAATTTTTACTTATAACAGAGCTTTAATCACAAAGTTAAAGAAATTGGTTAAGGAAAGACCTGGGGAAGTGCAACTCAAAAGAGATAATGGAGAAGGTGGATTTACCTTTATAGTGCCTAAGGATTGGTTAGGAGTTAGACCACCTAAGAAAATGAATTTTTCAGAGGAAACAAGAAGGGCTTTAAGTGAAAGAGCAAAAAGATTAGTTGCTAAAGTATAATTTAAAATCGATTTTTGCACAGAGTTGCACAAGCACAGCTTATAAAACAAGACTATTAAATACCGAGGTAATATATTTATACCTTCTAAAAATTTCATATCAAAAAATTGCTTATTTAATAAGCAAAGGAAAGGGGACTTTAAAATGTCAAACAGTGCAAATTTGTTAATGCTGCAAATTGTAGCAAGTATGCTTGAAGGAATCCAGAAGTCTAAAGCCTATGACGACAAGTTGAAAGTTGAGTTGTCAATGTCAGTTCTAAAGCAAACAATTGAGAGTCTGAAAGAAGTTATCAAAAACGATAGCTTTAACCTTCAATAAAACTGAAAGGGGATGCTTATATGGAGCAAAAGCAATACGAAATTTACACAGATGACGCATTAAAAGAAAAGATACAAAGGTTAACGATTAACATTGATGAAGCTGCAAAGTTATTAGGCGTAAGTTATAATACAATGCTTAACTTAGTTCATAGGAAGGACTTTCCTAAGATACAAGCAGCAAAAAGAAGAATCCTAATTCCAAGAGAAGCATTTTATAAGTGGGTTAATGAAACTTCATGGCAGGGTTAAAGGTGGTGATACTTTGACAAGAATTGAAAAATTGAAGAAGCAGCAAATAAAGTTGCTTAAAAAACTTGTTATGAAAGAGGTAATTAAGAATCCAGAGCAAAGGGAAAAGTTAATTCAAAGGACGCAAAGACTTGTCAGAGCTAAGCAAAGGTTAGAAAAAATTCAAATAGGGGGATAAATCATGCTAAATGTTAACGAACAAATTGAATTGGACAAGCATATTCTTAGAATTTCTATTGATGGGGTTACAATTTACGAATCGGAAAAGGTAAAAAGACTTAGAGAGTTAGGAACAAAGTTTTTTAGGGGTTGATGATATTTGTTACAAGGGGGATAAGCAAGAATGTTTTCAGCAACAAGGATAAAAAAATGCACCTCTTTGAAGGAGCTGCAAGAAAGATATAAACGTTTAATCATTAAAAAGGTTACAGTTAAAATTGACTTAAAGTTTATAGCAACATATTTTAACGGGTGCATTATAGTAGTTATAAATTCAAATGTTCCAAAGGAAGAATATATAAACGACCTAAAGCAAGCAATAATTAATGCTGCAATAAAAAAAGAAACTTCCATAAGGAAGTAAAAAAATAAACTAAACGCAATTTAATTATAAGCGAAAATAAAGAAGAAATAAAGAAATTTTACAAAAAATTAAGAGGTGATTATTTTATGATGATTGAAACGGGACTTGAAATTCTTATTACTTGTATGGACGAAATTAATAAGACCTTAGACGCAAGGTTATCTTCAATTGACGAGAAGATAGACAAGCTAATCATTGCAATTAAAATGCTACAAACGATTGAGGAAAAGAAAAATTGAAGGTGTGCGGAATTTTCCGCATACCAAGTTTAGTAAGTGCAGCAAAGCTGCCTTTGGGGGTGAGGGAGCTTGAACGTAATACCAAGGGCAAGAGGTGATTAAATGGGAGAGGAAACAACAAAGGTCGCAGGTTATGGAATAATACCTAAACAAGTAATGAAGGATACAAGGTTAAGCATTGAGGCTAAAGCAATATATGCTTATCTTTCAACTTATGCAGGAAATAACGGTTTAGCATTTCCTTCGCTTGAATTGATTTTAAGTGATTTAAAAATACACAAAAATCGATTTTATAAACATTTAACCTTGTTAATTGACCATGGTTATATAAATAAATCAAAGGAAAACAATCTCAAAGGACAATATAGCAAGGTAATTTATAAACTTCTTCCACTTCCTCAAAATGAGGAAGTGGGGAAAACTAAAGAATATCAAGGCTTTGAA from Caloramator mitchellensis encodes:
- a CDS encoding helix-turn-helix domain-containing protein, encoding MQKMFSQRLKELREEKMITQAKLAEEIGVTPQNISYFEKGREPSYDILIKLADYFGVTTDYLIGRSPYKTTEEEFVIKNLEEKYNLNQFDDCIYVNNESKVILNKIITSKIEPLYKNLIMFVRKHLFFKDMDNTNEKLELNNIFEMLIGDLSSLFEKIIELSKNDYYFYALYPNLIKLHLNNSPIPFELEQKVNKITAMEEIPKINHYFIEEIRPLLDIIYADLLEMFSFYNVNVSSNANDLFSFISDYFTKMSDKDKNFADKVIKNIMDKKFSNTTSTNEIEVDNNIPF
- a CDS encoding helix-turn-helix domain-containing protein; the encoded protein is MSHIQANGSKIRELRIKKGWTLRELGIRTGINFSIISRLEAGESSPRPKTAKAIADALEVDFDEIFKIV
- a CDS encoding helix-turn-helix domain-containing protein — its product is MEQKQYEIYTDDALKEKIQRLTINIDEAAKLLGVSYNTMLNLVHRKDFPKIQAAKRRILIPREAFYKWVNETSWQG